In Vidua chalybeata isolate OUT-0048 chromosome 9, bVidCha1 merged haplotype, whole genome shotgun sequence, a genomic segment contains:
- the ABL2 gene encoding tyrosine-protein kinase ABL2 isoform X3 → MGQQVGRVGEPGAGFQHQPPQQQQQQQPRGLRGSSAARPAGRRREAAGRSAEGGFNVFTQHEALHRPYGCDVEPQALNEAIRWSSKENLLGATESDPNLFVALYDFVASGDNTLSITKGEKLRVLGYNQNGEWSEVRSKNGQGWVPSNYITPVNSLEKHSWYHGPVSRSAAEYLLSSLINGSFLVRESESSPGQLSISLRYEGRVYHYRINTTSDGKVYVTAESRFSTLAELVHHHSTVADGLVTTLHYPAPKCNKPTVYGVSPIHDKWEMERTDITMKHKLGGGQYGEVYVGVWKKYNLTVAVKTLKEDTMEVEEFLKEAAVMKEIKHPNLVQLLGVCTLEPPFYIVTEYMPYGNLLDYLRECNREEVSAVVLLYMATQISSAMEYLEKKNFIHRDLAARNCLVGENHVVKVADFGLSRLMTGDTYTAHAGAKFPIKWTAPESLAYNTFSIKSDVWAFGVLLWEIATYGMSPYPGIDLSQVYDLLEKGYRMEQPEGCPPKVYELMRACWKWNPPDRPSFAETHQAFETMFHDSSISEEVAEELGRTALSSSIIPYLPRLPMLPSKTRTLKKQAENKENIEGTQDTVEHSASSSAPVASSVQTTDKSHTEMKESKEKIKCKCSLLPSLYLCSTWAGFFRSTQPTGGSPALPRKQRDKSPSSLLEDAKETMFTRDRKGGFFSSFMKKRNAPTPPKRSSSFREMENQPHKKYELTGLPEQDRMAMTLPRNSQRSKIQLERTVSTSSQPDESTERASDLIPKRFEEGPALTRERPKAKLLPRGATVLPFRTPSMSEEKEGPGLVAAPKGKEKNSGPRQGALEDGERPGWSSPVKAAAIIPTTHNHKVPVLISPTLKHTPADVQLIGTDSQGNKFKLLSEHQVTSSGDRDRPRRVKPKCAPPPPPVMRLLQQPAACSDAAEELSGVAGAQHGLESNEGSKKAAAAPVGGKSGRPAMPPPQVPLSSSSTSPVKMANGTAGTKVALRKTKQAAEKIPADKISKEALLECAGLLSSAIAEPTPNSQLVDTGHQLLDYCSGYVDCIPHTRNKFAFREAVSKLELSLQELQVSSTAAGVHGASPVLNNLLSCVQEISDVVQR, encoded by the exons AGGCCCTGCACCGCCCCTACGGCTGCGACGTTGAGCCCCAGGCACTGAACGAAGCCATCAGATGGAGCTCCAAGGAGAACCTGCTTGGAGCCACTGAGAGCGATCCCAATCTCTTTGTTGCACTTTACGATTTTGTAGCAAGTGGTGACAACACACTCAGCATCACCAAAG GTGAGAAGTTGCGAGTCCTGGGTTACAACCAGAATGGTGAATGGAGTGAGGTACGTTCGAAGAACGGGCAGGGCTGGGTACCAAGCAACTACATCACTCCAGTGAACAGCCTGGAGAAGCACTCGTGGTACCACGGGCCGGTGTCCCGCAGTGCAGCAGAGTATCTGCTCAGCAGCCTCATCAATGGCAGCTTCCTGGTCCGGGAAAgtgagagcagcccagggcagttGTCCATCTCGCTCAGGTATGAAGGACGTGTTTACCACTACAGGATCAACACAACCTCGGATGGCAAG GTCTATGTGACAGCAGAAAGCCGTTTCAGCaccctggcagagctggtgcaCCATCACTCAACAGTGGCAGATGGCCTGGTGACAACTCTGCATTACCCAGCACCCAAGTGCAATAAGCCCACCGTGTATGGAGTGTCCCCCATCCATGACAAGTGGGAGATGGAGCGTACCGACATCACCATGAAGCACAAGCTCGGGGGAGGGCAGTATGGAGAGGTCTACGTGGGGGTCTGGAAGAAATACAATCTCACAGTGGCTGTGAAAACGTTAAAG GAAGATACCATGGAGGTGGAAGAGTTCTTGAAAGAAGCTGCTGTGATGAAGGAGATCAAGCATCCAAATCTAGTGCAGTTGTTAG gTGTGTGCACCCTGGAGCCCCCCTTTTACATCGTGACAGAGTACATGCCCTACGGGAACCTGCTGGACTACCTGCGCGAGTGTAACCGCGAGGAGGTCAGCGCTGTCGTGCTGCTCTACATGGCCACCCAGATCTCCTCTGCCATGGAGTACCTGGAGAAGAAGAACTTCATCCACAG GGACCTGGCAGCACGGAACTGCTTAGTTGGAGAAAACCACGTGGTGAAGGTGGCTGACTTTGGCTTAAGTCGACTCATGACTGGTGATACCTACACAGCCCATGCTGGGGCCAAGTTCCCAATCAAATGGACAGCTCCTGAGAGCCTGGCCTACAACACCTTTTCAATCAAATCAGATGTGTGGG cCTTTGGGGTGCTGTTATGGGAAATTGCTACCTATGGGATGTCACCATATCCAGGCATTGACCTCTCTCAGGTGTATGATCTGCTGGAAAAGGGCTATCGGATGGAGCAACCAGAGGGGTGCCCTCCCAAGGTGTATGAACTGATGAGGGCAT GCTGGAAGTGGAACCCACCAGACCGACCTTCCTTTGCTGAGACCCACCAGGCTTTTGAAACCATGTTCCATGACTCGAGCATCTCAGAGG AGGTAGCAGAGGAGCTTGGAAGAACAGCCTTGTCCTCATCCATCATTCCTTACCTGCCCCGCTTACCCATGCTTCCCTCCAAAACAAGAACACTGAAGAAACAGGCAGAGAACAAGGAGAACATTGAAGGAACACAGGACACTGTGGAGCACTCAGCATCCAGCTCAGCACCAG TGGCCTCCTCAGTACAGACAACAGACAAGTCAcatacagaaatgaaagaaagtaaagaaaaaataaaatgcaagtgCTCGCTTCTTCCCTCATTATATctctgcagcacctgggcag GTTTCTTCAGAAGCACACAGCCAACAGGCGGGTCCCCCGCGCTGCCCCGCAAGCAGAGGGACAAGTcccccagcagcctcctggaGGATGCCAAAGAGACCATGTTCACCAGGGACAGGAAAGGGGGCTTCTTCAGCTCCTTCATGAAGAAGAGGAATGCTCCCACACCTCCCAAGCGCAGCAGCTCCTTCCGGGAGATGGAGAATCAGCCTCATAAGAAATACGAGCTGACGG GGCTTCCAGAACAGGATAGGATGGCAATGACccttcccagaaattcccagagGTCAAAGATTCAGCTGGAACGGACTGTATCCACCTCCTCCCAGCCCGATGAGAGCACAGAGAGGGCCAGTGACCTGATTCCCAAAAGGTTTGAAGAAGGCCCTGCTTTGACCAGAGAGAGACCAAAAGCAAAACTCTTGCCAAGGGGTGCCACAGTACTCCCTTTTCGAACTCCCTCCATGTCAGAAGAAAAGGAGGGTCCAGGGCTAGTGGCAGCTCCTaagggcaaggaaaaaaacagtggcCCACGACAAGGAGCCCTTGAGGATGGCGAGAGGCCGGGGTGGTCATCTCCAGTAAAGGCTGCAGCAATAATTCCAACCACTCATAACCACAAAGTGCCAGTCCTAATCTCACCCACTCTAAAACACACTCCAGCAGACGTGCAGCTCATTGGCACAGACTCTCAGGGTAATAAATTTAAGCTCTTATCTGAGCATCAGGTCACTTCTTCTGGCGACAGGGACCGGCCCAGACGGGTAAAACCAAAGTGTGCTCCACCTCCACCACCGGTGATGcggctcctccagcagccagctgcCTGCTCGGATGCAGCAGAAGAGCTGAGCGGTGTGGCGGGAGCGCAGCACGGACTGGAATCCAATGAAGGGAGtaagaaggcagcagcagcacctgttGGTGGAAAATCTGGGAGGCCCGCGATGCCTCCGCCCCAAGTGCCTCTGTCATCGTCTTCCACCTCCCCAGTGAAAATGGCCAATGGCACGGCCGGCACCAAGGTAGCGCTGAGAAAGACCAAACAGGCGGCTGAGAAAATCCCCGCAGACAAGATCAGCAAGGAGGCACTGCTGGAGTGCGCGGGTCTCCTCTCAAGCGCCATCGCCGAGCCCACGCCCAACAGCCAGCTGGTGGACACGGGGCACCAGCTGCTGGATTACTGCTCAGGCTACGTGGACTGCATCCCGCACACGCGCAACAAATTTGCCTTCCGGGAAGCCGTGAGCAAACTGGAACtcagcctgcaggagctgcaggtgtcCTCGACAGCTGCTGGCGTCCATGGGGCGAGCCCCGTCCTTAATAACTTATTGTCATGTGTCCAAGAAATCAGTGATGTGGTGCAGAGGTAG
- the ABL2 gene encoding tyrosine-protein kinase ABL2 isoform X2 has protein sequence MGQQVGRVGEPGAGFQHQPPQQQQQQQPRGLRGSSAARPAGRRREAAGRSAEGGFNVFTQHEALHRPYGCDVEPQALNEAIRWSSKENLLGATESDPNLFVALYDFVASGDNTLSITKGEKLRVLGYNQNGEWSEVRSKNGQGWVPSNYITPVNSLEKHSWYHGPVSRSAAEYLLSSLINGSFLVRESESSPGQLSISLRYEGRVYHYRINTTSDGKVYVTAESRFSTLAELVHHHSTVADGLVTTLHYPAPKCNKPTVYGVSPIHDKWEMERTDITMKHKLGGGQYGEVYVGVWKKYNLTVAVKTLKEDTMEVEEFLKEAAVMKEIKHPNLVQLLGVCTLEPPFYIVTEYMPYGNLLDYLRECNREEVSAVVLLYMATQISSAMEYLEKKNFIHRDLAARNCLVGENHVVKVADFGLSRLMTGDTYTAHAGAKFPIKWTAPESLAYNTFSIKSDVWAFGVLLWEIATYGMSPYPGIDLSQVYDLLEKGYRMEQPEGCPPKVYELMRACWKWNPPDRPSFAETHQAFETMFHDSSISEEVAEELGRTALSSSIIPYLPRLPMLPSKTRTLKKQAENKENIEGTQDTVEHSASSSAPGFFRSTQPTGGSPALPRKQRDKSPSSLLEDAKETMFTRDRKGGFFSSFMKKRNAPTPPKRSSSFREMENQPHKKYELTGNFSSVASLQHVDGFSFAPAQQDTSLAPPKCYGGGFVQRTFYSEEGTGPSNAGAVSTGGGWSGITGFFTPRLIKKTLGLRAGKPTGNEEASKPFPRSNSTSSMSSGLPEQDRMAMTLPRNSQRSKIQLERTVSTSSQPDESTERASDLIPKRFEEGPALTRERPKAKLLPRGATVLPFRTPSMSEEKEGPGLVAAPKGKEKNSGPRQGALEDGERPGWSSPVKAAAIIPTTHNHKVPVLISPTLKHTPADVQLIGTDSQGNKFKLLSEHQVTSSGDRDRPRRVKPKCAPPPPPVMRLLQQPAACSDAAEELSGVAGAQHGLESNEGSKKAAAAPVGGKSGRPAMPPPQVPLSSSSTSPVKMANGTAGTKVALRKTKQAAEKIPADKISKEALLECAGLLSSAIAEPTPNSQLVDTGHQLLDYCSGYVDCIPHTRNKFAFREAVSKLELSLQELQVSSTAAGVHGASPVLNNLLSCVQEISDVVQR, from the exons AGGCCCTGCACCGCCCCTACGGCTGCGACGTTGAGCCCCAGGCACTGAACGAAGCCATCAGATGGAGCTCCAAGGAGAACCTGCTTGGAGCCACTGAGAGCGATCCCAATCTCTTTGTTGCACTTTACGATTTTGTAGCAAGTGGTGACAACACACTCAGCATCACCAAAG GTGAGAAGTTGCGAGTCCTGGGTTACAACCAGAATGGTGAATGGAGTGAGGTACGTTCGAAGAACGGGCAGGGCTGGGTACCAAGCAACTACATCACTCCAGTGAACAGCCTGGAGAAGCACTCGTGGTACCACGGGCCGGTGTCCCGCAGTGCAGCAGAGTATCTGCTCAGCAGCCTCATCAATGGCAGCTTCCTGGTCCGGGAAAgtgagagcagcccagggcagttGTCCATCTCGCTCAGGTATGAAGGACGTGTTTACCACTACAGGATCAACACAACCTCGGATGGCAAG GTCTATGTGACAGCAGAAAGCCGTTTCAGCaccctggcagagctggtgcaCCATCACTCAACAGTGGCAGATGGCCTGGTGACAACTCTGCATTACCCAGCACCCAAGTGCAATAAGCCCACCGTGTATGGAGTGTCCCCCATCCATGACAAGTGGGAGATGGAGCGTACCGACATCACCATGAAGCACAAGCTCGGGGGAGGGCAGTATGGAGAGGTCTACGTGGGGGTCTGGAAGAAATACAATCTCACAGTGGCTGTGAAAACGTTAAAG GAAGATACCATGGAGGTGGAAGAGTTCTTGAAAGAAGCTGCTGTGATGAAGGAGATCAAGCATCCAAATCTAGTGCAGTTGTTAG gTGTGTGCACCCTGGAGCCCCCCTTTTACATCGTGACAGAGTACATGCCCTACGGGAACCTGCTGGACTACCTGCGCGAGTGTAACCGCGAGGAGGTCAGCGCTGTCGTGCTGCTCTACATGGCCACCCAGATCTCCTCTGCCATGGAGTACCTGGAGAAGAAGAACTTCATCCACAG GGACCTGGCAGCACGGAACTGCTTAGTTGGAGAAAACCACGTGGTGAAGGTGGCTGACTTTGGCTTAAGTCGACTCATGACTGGTGATACCTACACAGCCCATGCTGGGGCCAAGTTCCCAATCAAATGGACAGCTCCTGAGAGCCTGGCCTACAACACCTTTTCAATCAAATCAGATGTGTGGG cCTTTGGGGTGCTGTTATGGGAAATTGCTACCTATGGGATGTCACCATATCCAGGCATTGACCTCTCTCAGGTGTATGATCTGCTGGAAAAGGGCTATCGGATGGAGCAACCAGAGGGGTGCCCTCCCAAGGTGTATGAACTGATGAGGGCAT GCTGGAAGTGGAACCCACCAGACCGACCTTCCTTTGCTGAGACCCACCAGGCTTTTGAAACCATGTTCCATGACTCGAGCATCTCAGAGG AGGTAGCAGAGGAGCTTGGAAGAACAGCCTTGTCCTCATCCATCATTCCTTACCTGCCCCGCTTACCCATGCTTCCCTCCAAAACAAGAACACTGAAGAAACAGGCAGAGAACAAGGAGAACATTGAAGGAACACAGGACACTGTGGAGCACTCAGCATCCAGCTCAGCACCAG GTTTCTTCAGAAGCACACAGCCAACAGGCGGGTCCCCCGCGCTGCCCCGCAAGCAGAGGGACAAGTcccccagcagcctcctggaGGATGCCAAAGAGACCATGTTCACCAGGGACAGGAAAGGGGGCTTCTTCAGCTCCTTCATGAAGAAGAGGAATGCTCCCACACCTCCCAAGCGCAGCAGCTCCTTCCGGGAGATGGAGAATCAGCCTCATAAGAAATACGAGCTGACGGGTAACTTTTCCTCTGTTGCTTCCTTGCAGCACGTGGACGGGTTCTCCTTTGCTCCCGCACAGCAGGACACGAGCCTGGCTCCCCCCAAGTGCTACGGAGGGGGCTTTGTACAGAGGACCTTCTACAGCGAGGAGGGCACTGGGCCCAGCAATGCTGGGGCTGTGAGCACTGGTGGAGGGTGGTCGGGCATCACTGGCTTCTTCACGCCACGCCTGATTAAAAAGACGCTGGGTTTACGAGCAGGAAAACCCACTGGCAATGAAGAAGCTtcaaagccttttccaaggtcaAACTCTACATCTTCCATGTCCTCAGGGCTTCCAGAACAGGATAGGATGGCAATGACccttcccagaaattcccagagGTCAAAGATTCAGCTGGAACGGACTGTATCCACCTCCTCCCAGCCCGATGAGAGCACAGAGAGGGCCAGTGACCTGATTCCCAAAAGGTTTGAAGAAGGCCCTGCTTTGACCAGAGAGAGACCAAAAGCAAAACTCTTGCCAAGGGGTGCCACAGTACTCCCTTTTCGAACTCCCTCCATGTCAGAAGAAAAGGAGGGTCCAGGGCTAGTGGCAGCTCCTaagggcaaggaaaaaaacagtggcCCACGACAAGGAGCCCTTGAGGATGGCGAGAGGCCGGGGTGGTCATCTCCAGTAAAGGCTGCAGCAATAATTCCAACCACTCATAACCACAAAGTGCCAGTCCTAATCTCACCCACTCTAAAACACACTCCAGCAGACGTGCAGCTCATTGGCACAGACTCTCAGGGTAATAAATTTAAGCTCTTATCTGAGCATCAGGTCACTTCTTCTGGCGACAGGGACCGGCCCAGACGGGTAAAACCAAAGTGTGCTCCACCTCCACCACCGGTGATGcggctcctccagcagccagctgcCTGCTCGGATGCAGCAGAAGAGCTGAGCGGTGTGGCGGGAGCGCAGCACGGACTGGAATCCAATGAAGGGAGtaagaaggcagcagcagcacctgttGGTGGAAAATCTGGGAGGCCCGCGATGCCTCCGCCCCAAGTGCCTCTGTCATCGTCTTCCACCTCCCCAGTGAAAATGGCCAATGGCACGGCCGGCACCAAGGTAGCGCTGAGAAAGACCAAACAGGCGGCTGAGAAAATCCCCGCAGACAAGATCAGCAAGGAGGCACTGCTGGAGTGCGCGGGTCTCCTCTCAAGCGCCATCGCCGAGCCCACGCCCAACAGCCAGCTGGTGGACACGGGGCACCAGCTGCTGGATTACTGCTCAGGCTACGTGGACTGCATCCCGCACACGCGCAACAAATTTGCCTTCCGGGAAGCCGTGAGCAAACTGGAACtcagcctgcaggagctgcaggtgtcCTCGACAGCTGCTGGCGTCCATGGGGCGAGCCCCGTCCTTAATAACTTATTGTCATGTGTCCAAGAAATCAGTGATGTGGTGCAGAGGTAG
- the ABL2 gene encoding tyrosine-protein kinase ABL2 isoform X1, which produces MGQQVGRVGEPGAGFQHQPPQQQQQQQPRGLRGSSAARPAGRRREAAGRSAEGGFNVFTQHEALHRPYGCDVEPQALNEAIRWSSKENLLGATESDPNLFVALYDFVASGDNTLSITKGEKLRVLGYNQNGEWSEVRSKNGQGWVPSNYITPVNSLEKHSWYHGPVSRSAAEYLLSSLINGSFLVRESESSPGQLSISLRYEGRVYHYRINTTSDGKVYVTAESRFSTLAELVHHHSTVADGLVTTLHYPAPKCNKPTVYGVSPIHDKWEMERTDITMKHKLGGGQYGEVYVGVWKKYNLTVAVKTLKEDTMEVEEFLKEAAVMKEIKHPNLVQLLGVCTLEPPFYIVTEYMPYGNLLDYLRECNREEVSAVVLLYMATQISSAMEYLEKKNFIHRDLAARNCLVGENHVVKVADFGLSRLMTGDTYTAHAGAKFPIKWTAPESLAYNTFSIKSDVWAFGVLLWEIATYGMSPYPGIDLSQVYDLLEKGYRMEQPEGCPPKVYELMRACWKWNPPDRPSFAETHQAFETMFHDSSISEEVAEELGRTALSSSIIPYLPRLPMLPSKTRTLKKQAENKENIEGTQDTVEHSASSSAPVASSVQTTDKSHTEMKESKEKIKCKCSLLPSLYLCSTWAGFFRSTQPTGGSPALPRKQRDKSPSSLLEDAKETMFTRDRKGGFFSSFMKKRNAPTPPKRSSSFREMENQPHKKYELTGNFSSVASLQHVDGFSFAPAQQDTSLAPPKCYGGGFVQRTFYSEEGTGPSNAGAVSTGGGWSGITGFFTPRLIKKTLGLRAGKPTGNEEASKPFPRSNSTSSMSSGLPEQDRMAMTLPRNSQRSKIQLERTVSTSSQPDESTERASDLIPKRFEEGPALTRERPKAKLLPRGATVLPFRTPSMSEEKEGPGLVAAPKGKEKNSGPRQGALEDGERPGWSSPVKAAAIIPTTHNHKVPVLISPTLKHTPADVQLIGTDSQGNKFKLLSEHQVTSSGDRDRPRRVKPKCAPPPPPVMRLLQQPAACSDAAEELSGVAGAQHGLESNEGSKKAAAAPVGGKSGRPAMPPPQVPLSSSSTSPVKMANGTAGTKVALRKTKQAAEKIPADKISKEALLECAGLLSSAIAEPTPNSQLVDTGHQLLDYCSGYVDCIPHTRNKFAFREAVSKLELSLQELQVSSTAAGVHGASPVLNNLLSCVQEISDVVQR; this is translated from the exons AGGCCCTGCACCGCCCCTACGGCTGCGACGTTGAGCCCCAGGCACTGAACGAAGCCATCAGATGGAGCTCCAAGGAGAACCTGCTTGGAGCCACTGAGAGCGATCCCAATCTCTTTGTTGCACTTTACGATTTTGTAGCAAGTGGTGACAACACACTCAGCATCACCAAAG GTGAGAAGTTGCGAGTCCTGGGTTACAACCAGAATGGTGAATGGAGTGAGGTACGTTCGAAGAACGGGCAGGGCTGGGTACCAAGCAACTACATCACTCCAGTGAACAGCCTGGAGAAGCACTCGTGGTACCACGGGCCGGTGTCCCGCAGTGCAGCAGAGTATCTGCTCAGCAGCCTCATCAATGGCAGCTTCCTGGTCCGGGAAAgtgagagcagcccagggcagttGTCCATCTCGCTCAGGTATGAAGGACGTGTTTACCACTACAGGATCAACACAACCTCGGATGGCAAG GTCTATGTGACAGCAGAAAGCCGTTTCAGCaccctggcagagctggtgcaCCATCACTCAACAGTGGCAGATGGCCTGGTGACAACTCTGCATTACCCAGCACCCAAGTGCAATAAGCCCACCGTGTATGGAGTGTCCCCCATCCATGACAAGTGGGAGATGGAGCGTACCGACATCACCATGAAGCACAAGCTCGGGGGAGGGCAGTATGGAGAGGTCTACGTGGGGGTCTGGAAGAAATACAATCTCACAGTGGCTGTGAAAACGTTAAAG GAAGATACCATGGAGGTGGAAGAGTTCTTGAAAGAAGCTGCTGTGATGAAGGAGATCAAGCATCCAAATCTAGTGCAGTTGTTAG gTGTGTGCACCCTGGAGCCCCCCTTTTACATCGTGACAGAGTACATGCCCTACGGGAACCTGCTGGACTACCTGCGCGAGTGTAACCGCGAGGAGGTCAGCGCTGTCGTGCTGCTCTACATGGCCACCCAGATCTCCTCTGCCATGGAGTACCTGGAGAAGAAGAACTTCATCCACAG GGACCTGGCAGCACGGAACTGCTTAGTTGGAGAAAACCACGTGGTGAAGGTGGCTGACTTTGGCTTAAGTCGACTCATGACTGGTGATACCTACACAGCCCATGCTGGGGCCAAGTTCCCAATCAAATGGACAGCTCCTGAGAGCCTGGCCTACAACACCTTTTCAATCAAATCAGATGTGTGGG cCTTTGGGGTGCTGTTATGGGAAATTGCTACCTATGGGATGTCACCATATCCAGGCATTGACCTCTCTCAGGTGTATGATCTGCTGGAAAAGGGCTATCGGATGGAGCAACCAGAGGGGTGCCCTCCCAAGGTGTATGAACTGATGAGGGCAT GCTGGAAGTGGAACCCACCAGACCGACCTTCCTTTGCTGAGACCCACCAGGCTTTTGAAACCATGTTCCATGACTCGAGCATCTCAGAGG AGGTAGCAGAGGAGCTTGGAAGAACAGCCTTGTCCTCATCCATCATTCCTTACCTGCCCCGCTTACCCATGCTTCCCTCCAAAACAAGAACACTGAAGAAACAGGCAGAGAACAAGGAGAACATTGAAGGAACACAGGACACTGTGGAGCACTCAGCATCCAGCTCAGCACCAG TGGCCTCCTCAGTACAGACAACAGACAAGTCAcatacagaaatgaaagaaagtaaagaaaaaataaaatgcaagtgCTCGCTTCTTCCCTCATTATATctctgcagcacctgggcag GTTTCTTCAGAAGCACACAGCCAACAGGCGGGTCCCCCGCGCTGCCCCGCAAGCAGAGGGACAAGTcccccagcagcctcctggaGGATGCCAAAGAGACCATGTTCACCAGGGACAGGAAAGGGGGCTTCTTCAGCTCCTTCATGAAGAAGAGGAATGCTCCCACACCTCCCAAGCGCAGCAGCTCCTTCCGGGAGATGGAGAATCAGCCTCATAAGAAATACGAGCTGACGGGTAACTTTTCCTCTGTTGCTTCCTTGCAGCACGTGGACGGGTTCTCCTTTGCTCCCGCACAGCAGGACACGAGCCTGGCTCCCCCCAAGTGCTACGGAGGGGGCTTTGTACAGAGGACCTTCTACAGCGAGGAGGGCACTGGGCCCAGCAATGCTGGGGCTGTGAGCACTGGTGGAGGGTGGTCGGGCATCACTGGCTTCTTCACGCCACGCCTGATTAAAAAGACGCTGGGTTTACGAGCAGGAAAACCCACTGGCAATGAAGAAGCTtcaaagccttttccaaggtcaAACTCTACATCTTCCATGTCCTCAGGGCTTCCAGAACAGGATAGGATGGCAATGACccttcccagaaattcccagagGTCAAAGATTCAGCTGGAACGGACTGTATCCACCTCCTCCCAGCCCGATGAGAGCACAGAGAGGGCCAGTGACCTGATTCCCAAAAGGTTTGAAGAAGGCCCTGCTTTGACCAGAGAGAGACCAAAAGCAAAACTCTTGCCAAGGGGTGCCACAGTACTCCCTTTTCGAACTCCCTCCATGTCAGAAGAAAAGGAGGGTCCAGGGCTAGTGGCAGCTCCTaagggcaaggaaaaaaacagtggcCCACGACAAGGAGCCCTTGAGGATGGCGAGAGGCCGGGGTGGTCATCTCCAGTAAAGGCTGCAGCAATAATTCCAACCACTCATAACCACAAAGTGCCAGTCCTAATCTCACCCACTCTAAAACACACTCCAGCAGACGTGCAGCTCATTGGCACAGACTCTCAGGGTAATAAATTTAAGCTCTTATCTGAGCATCAGGTCACTTCTTCTGGCGACAGGGACCGGCCCAGACGGGTAAAACCAAAGTGTGCTCCACCTCCACCACCGGTGATGcggctcctccagcagccagctgcCTGCTCGGATGCAGCAGAAGAGCTGAGCGGTGTGGCGGGAGCGCAGCACGGACTGGAATCCAATGAAGGGAGtaagaaggcagcagcagcacctgttGGTGGAAAATCTGGGAGGCCCGCGATGCCTCCGCCCCAAGTGCCTCTGTCATCGTCTTCCACCTCCCCAGTGAAAATGGCCAATGGCACGGCCGGCACCAAGGTAGCGCTGAGAAAGACCAAACAGGCGGCTGAGAAAATCCCCGCAGACAAGATCAGCAAGGAGGCACTGCTGGAGTGCGCGGGTCTCCTCTCAAGCGCCATCGCCGAGCCCACGCCCAACAGCCAGCTGGTGGACACGGGGCACCAGCTGCTGGATTACTGCTCAGGCTACGTGGACTGCATCCCGCACACGCGCAACAAATTTGCCTTCCGGGAAGCCGTGAGCAAACTGGAACtcagcctgcaggagctgcaggtgtcCTCGACAGCTGCTGGCGTCCATGGGGCGAGCCCCGTCCTTAATAACTTATTGTCATGTGTCCAAGAAATCAGTGATGTGGTGCAGAGGTAG